A genomic region of Miscanthus floridulus cultivar M001 chromosome 3, ASM1932011v1, whole genome shotgun sequence contains the following coding sequences:
- the LOC136546055 gene encoding UDP-glycosyltransferase 90A1-like yields MAASWSPEAETQKLPHIAIFPFLAKGHTIPLIHLAHYLHRYDLATVTFFTTAGNAGFVREGLSGADAAVVELTFPTDVPGIPPGVENAEGLTSLASFVVFADATSLLLPQLDASLAEMQPPASLLVTDPFMHWTKAPAARLGVPKVSFFGISTFAQVMREVRVRHDPCATLRPDDVAADGNPGTFTVPEFPHIKLTFEDFMAPFGDPASIAPMLELDGKLGKAIEESHGLIINTFHGLEAPYLDFWNQHVGPKAWPIGPLCLAQPTSARPKARPTWMEWLDDKAAAGRAVLYVALGTLAAIPESQLKEVANGLERAEVDFIWAVRPKNIDLGLGFEERTKERGLVVRQWVDQLEILNHSSVQGFLSHCGWNSVLESVTAGVPLAVWPMHADQPFNSRFLVDEPKIAVRVHTSDRTIRGLVTSEEISKVVRALMLGEEGVEAAKRVVELSASAKEAMAGGPSLKSLKEMISELSLMKLNGNEEVSQEDKVDA; encoded by the coding sequence ATGGCTGCCTCTTGGTCTCCAGAGGCAGAGACCCAAAAGCTTCCTCACATTGCCATCTTCCCGTTCCTTGCCAAAGGCCACACCATCCCGCTCATCCACCTCGCCCACTACCTCCACCGCTACGACCTCGCCACCGTCACCTTCTTTACCACCGCCGGCAACGCTGGCTTCGTCCGGGAGGGGCTGTCTGGCGCGGACGCGGCCGTCGTCGAACTCACCTTCCCAACCGACGTCCCAGGCATCCCACCGGGCGTCGAGAACGCCGAGGGACTCACGTCCCTGGCCTCCTTCGTCGTCTTCGCCGACGCCACGTCCCTGCTCCTGCCACAGCTCGACGCCTCCCTCGCTGAGATGCAGCCGCCCGCGAGCCTGCTCGTTACCGACCCGTTCATGCACTGGACGAAAGCGCCGGCGGCGAGGCTCGGCGTCCCGAAGGTGTCGTTCTTTGGCATCTCGACCTTCGCGCAAGTCATGCGGGAGGTGCGTGTTCGCCACGACCCGTGCGCCACGCTGCGGCCCGACGACGTCGCCGCCGATGGCAACCCGGGCACCTTCACTGTGCCGGAGTTCCCGCACATCAAGCTCACCTTCGAAGACTTCATGGCGCCCTTCGGCGACCCTGCGTCCATAGCGCCCATGTTGGAGCTCGACGGTAAGCTGGGCAAGGCCATAGAGGAAAgtcatggcctcatcatcaacacCTTCCATGGCCTAGAGGCTCCGTACCTTGACTTCTGGAATCAGCATGTTGGGCCCAAGGCCTGGCCCATCGGGCCGCTCTGCCTAGCCCAACCAACATCAGCCAGGCCCAAGGCCCGGCCCACTTGGATGGAGTGGCTTGATGACAAGGCGGCGGCTGGTAGAGCCGTCCTGTATGTCGCTCTGGGGACACTAGCTGCCATCCCAGAGTCACAGTTGAAGGAGGTCGCGAATGGGCTAGAGCGGGCCGAGGTGGACTTTATATGGGCTGTTAGGCCCAAAAACATTGACCTCGGTTTGGGTTTTGAAGAGCGTACAAAGGAGAGAGGTTTGGTGGTGAGACAGTGGGTGGATCAGTTGGAGATTCTAAACCATAGCAGTGTACAAGGGTTCTTGAGCCATTGTGGGTGGAACTCGGTACTCGAGAGTGTGACAGCCGGTGTGCCATTAGCGGTTTGGCCTATGCATGCTGATCAACCTTTCAATTCAAGGTTCTTAGTCGATGAGCCGAAGATCGCTGTAAGGGTCCATACAAGTGATAGGACAATTAGAGGTTTGGTCACAAGCGAGGAGATTTCGAAAGTGGTGAGGGCTCTCATGCTAGGCGAGGAGGGGGTGGAAGCAGCGAAGAGGGTGGTGGAGCTGTCAGCTAGTGCTAAGGAGGCTATGGCAGGAGGGCCATCATTGAAATCTCTAAAAGAGATGATAAGTGAGTTGAGCCTAATGAAGCTGAATGGGAATGAAGAGGTAAGCCAGGAGGACAAAGTGGATGCTTAA